In a genomic window of Leishmania donovani BPK282A1 complete genome, chromosome 32:
- a CDS encoding helicase-like protein, whose product MPPHHPSTHLQRSDPQFSTARCVVHMFVSASFAGTGCSATPRSSCFVYVCGHVYVRLPPQGGAALLSHLLFCIPTTTTSHPLQSLVSSLPLCAPLLTTILHWHLHAQTRPTQALRVAGTERRCSGREGDLLGSTVNSFFLSEPLLAQLSSFFFLRCGAARSGAE is encoded by the coding sequence ATGCCGCCGCACCATCCAAGCACTCACCTCCAGCGAAGCGATCCGCAATTCTCGACCGCTCGGTGTGTTGTGCACATGTTTGTGAGCGCTTCTTTTGCGGGGACTGGCTGCTCCGCCACTCCCCGCTCCTCTTGctttgtgtatgtgtgtgggcaTGTCTAcgtgcgcctccctcctcagggcggcgctgctctcctttCGCACTTGCTTTTTTGtatccccaccaccaccacctctcaTCCATTGCAATCTCTCGTATCATCGTTGCCACTCTGTGCTCCACTCTTGACTACGATTCTGCACTGGCacctgcacgcacagacaagGCCAACACAGGCGTTGAGGGTCGCTGGAACCgaacgccgctgctcagGCAGAGAGGGCGACCTCCTTGGTTCGACGGTGaactctttttttttatcaGAACCCTTACTCGCACAactctcttcgtttttttttcttcgatGCGGTGCCGCTCGATCCGGTGCGGAATAG